From the genome of Rhizobium binae, one region includes:
- a CDS encoding respiratory chain complex I subunit 1 family protein, with protein sequence MVVISALLVQAVQMALVVLIAPLLTGFIRLIKARLLRRRGPSMIQPYRDILRLVRKEVVLAENASWLFRVTPYLIFAATWVAAAIIPTFATGLIFSWTADLIAIIALLGSARFFLALAGMDVGTSFGGIGSSREVMIATLAEPSMLLIIFTLALIAGSTQLSSIAAFMTSPQVGLRVSLAIALIALVMVAIAENARIPVDNPATHLELTMVHEAMVLEYSGRHLAIIELAAFLKLELYISLIACMFVPWKLAGLGEGPSAYLAGMLAYLAKLAVGGALLALFETATAKMRVFRVPEFLGAALMLGLLATLLRFVSRSL encoded by the coding sequence ATGGTCGTGATCTCCGCTCTCCTCGTCCAGGCCGTTCAGATGGCGCTCGTCGTGCTGATCGCGCCACTGCTGACCGGTTTCATCCGTCTGATCAAGGCGAGGTTGCTGCGCCGGCGAGGGCCTTCCATGATCCAGCCATACCGCGACATTCTGCGGCTCGTGCGCAAGGAAGTGGTGCTGGCCGAGAATGCCTCATGGCTGTTCCGGGTGACGCCCTATCTCATCTTCGCCGCGACTTGGGTCGCGGCGGCAATCATCCCGACTTTCGCCACTGGCCTCATCTTTAGCTGGACGGCGGATCTGATCGCCATCATCGCACTGCTTGGCAGTGCGCGTTTCTTTCTGGCGCTCGCCGGCATGGACGTCGGCACCAGCTTCGGCGGCATCGGATCGAGCCGCGAAGTGATGATCGCAACGCTGGCAGAACCGTCGATGCTGCTCATCATCTTCACGCTCGCCCTGATCGCCGGTTCGACCCAGCTTTCGAGCATCGCCGCCTTCATGACGTCACCGCAGGTGGGGCTGCGCGTTTCGCTGGCGATCGCCTTGATCGCGCTCGTCATGGTCGCAATCGCCGAAAACGCACGTATTCCCGTTGATAATCCCGCAACTCATCTGGAACTGACCATGGTGCACGAGGCCATGGTGCTCGAATATTCCGGACGGCACCTCGCAATCATCGAACTGGCGGCCTTTCTGAAGCTCGAGCTCTACATCTCGTTGATCGCCTGCATGTTCGTTCCGTGGAAACTCGCCGGATTGGGAGAAGGCCCTTCTGCCTATCTGGCGGGCATGCTTGCCTATCTCGCCAAGCTCGCAGTCGGCGGTGCTCTCCTCGCCCTGTTCGAAACGGCAACCGCCAAGATGCGGGTTTTCCGGGTGCCGGAGTTTCTTGGCGCCGCGCTGATGCTTGGCCTGCTCGCGACTCTGCTGCGCTTCGTTTCGAGGAGCCTTTGA
- a CDS encoding hydrogenase-4 component E, whose product MNGAVFDIAHMLAGGLVLVSMMMLYQDRLYALLNVFALHSLILTLSVAWQAFVQDAPHLYVTAAIALVFKAIIIPVVLHRMIRQLGIHREIETVVGIGPTMLAGIGLVALATVVMLRVTPEADPLAREDLAFALSVLLLGLLIMVTRRNAVSQVVGFMSLENGLVLAATGAKGMPLVVEISVAFSILIAFIVIGVFLFRIRERFDTVDVRALDDFKGRRRK is encoded by the coding sequence ATGAACGGTGCGGTCTTCGACATCGCCCATATGCTCGCCGGCGGTCTGGTCTTGGTCAGCATGATGATGCTCTATCAGGACCGTCTCTACGCATTGCTCAACGTCTTCGCGCTGCATTCGCTGATATTGACCCTGTCGGTCGCCTGGCAGGCCTTCGTCCAGGATGCTCCGCATCTCTATGTCACTGCGGCGATCGCTCTCGTCTTCAAAGCCATCATTATCCCCGTCGTACTTCATCGCATGATCCGCCAACTCGGCATCCACCGTGAGATCGAAACCGTTGTCGGCATCGGCCCCACCATGCTCGCCGGCATCGGCCTCGTCGCTTTGGCGACGGTGGTAATGCTGCGGGTGACGCCGGAGGCGGATCCTCTGGCGCGCGAGGACCTCGCATTCGCATTGTCCGTCCTGCTGCTGGGACTGCTGATCATGGTCACGCGCCGCAACGCGGTCAGTCAGGTCGTGGGCTTCATGTCGCTCGAAAACGGGCTGGTGCTCGCCGCGACCGGCGCCAAGGGCATGCCGCTCGTCGTCGAGATCAGCGTCGCCTTCTCGATCCTGATCGCCTTCATCGTCATCGGCGTTTTTCTGTTTCGCATCCGCGAACGCTTCGACACGGTCGATGTCCGCGCGCTGGATGACTTTAAAGGGAGACGGCGGAAATGA
- a CDS encoding hydrogenase 4 subunit F — MNAFSSVVAFDAVTAVLVIPLAAAALLALLPGYRMTARLNVFASLLTLLAALSLFLTTRPAPGQYLLVDDLNIVFIVLNSFVGFTTSMFSASYIAHELDIGRLTPANLRFYHAMYQIMMFGMNLAFVSNNIGLMWVAVELATLATVLMVGIYRTHEALEAAWKYFILGSVGIAFALFGTILIYLAAQPVVGEGYDAMVWTILIDHASAFDPAILNVAFVFLLLGYGTKIGLAPLHAWLPDAHAEGPTPISAVLSGLLLNVALYAVLRFKMLLSANPEALAPGPLMMTMGLASLIFAAFMLYRRRDIKRLFAYSSIEHMGIIVFAFGLGGPFANFAGLLHMVMHSLTKSAIFFAVGHIAQVKGTQRLSAIRGLSETHPGLGWGLLTGVVAIAGVPPAGIFMSEFLIVSSAFAKQPLLAIPLVFGLLVAFGALLLRLTGAVFGQPRGSTAPAEASYVPMYAHLVLVLVAGVYLPSELVAWFQHIANLLR, encoded by the coding sequence ATGAATGCGTTCTCCTCCGTCGTGGCCTTTGATGCCGTGACAGCCGTCCTTGTGATTCCGCTCGCTGCGGCTGCTCTCCTGGCGCTTTTGCCCGGTTATCGGATGACGGCACGGCTGAACGTATTTGCAAGCCTGCTGACCTTGCTCGCCGCGCTTTCCTTGTTCCTGACCACGCGGCCGGCACCGGGGCAATATCTCCTCGTCGACGATCTCAATATCGTCTTCATCGTCCTCAACAGCTTCGTGGGCTTTACCACCAGCATGTTCAGTGCCAGCTACATCGCGCATGAACTGGATATCGGCCGGCTGACACCTGCAAACCTTCGTTTCTACCATGCCATGTATCAGATCATGATGTTCGGCATGAATCTGGCATTCGTGTCGAACAATATCGGCCTGATGTGGGTCGCCGTCGAGCTTGCAACGCTCGCCACCGTGCTGATGGTCGGCATCTACCGTACCCACGAAGCACTGGAAGCTGCCTGGAAATATTTCATTCTGGGAAGCGTCGGCATCGCGTTTGCGCTCTTCGGCACCATTCTCATCTACCTGGCGGCGCAGCCGGTCGTCGGCGAAGGGTATGACGCCATGGTCTGGACCATTCTGATCGATCACGCCTCGGCCTTCGATCCGGCGATTCTCAACGTCGCTTTCGTCTTTCTGCTGCTTGGCTATGGCACCAAGATCGGTCTCGCGCCATTGCATGCCTGGCTGCCCGACGCCCATGCCGAAGGCCCGACGCCGATCTCGGCGGTCCTGTCCGGCTTGCTCCTGAATGTCGCGCTCTATGCGGTCTTGCGCTTCAAGATGCTGTTGTCGGCCAATCCCGAAGCTCTTGCGCCTGGACCGCTGATGATGACGATGGGGCTTGCCTCGCTGATTTTCGCAGCCTTCATGCTCTATCGTCGCCGCGACATCAAACGCCTGTTCGCCTATTCTTCGATCGAGCACATGGGCATTATCGTCTTTGCTTTCGGCCTCGGCGGACCATTCGCCAATTTCGCCGGACTATTGCATATGGTCATGCATTCGCTGACGAAATCGGCGATCTTCTTCGCCGTCGGCCATATTGCTCAGGTCAAGGGAACGCAAAGGCTCTCCGCTATCCGCGGCCTCAGCGAAACGCATCCCGGGCTGGGCTGGGGCTTGCTGACCGGCGTTGTCGCCATCGCCGGCGTGCCGCCGGCGGGGATATTCATGAGCGAGTTCCTGATCGTCAGTTCAGCTTTCGCAAAGCAACCGCTGCTCGCCATTCCGCTCGTCTTCGGATTGCTGGTCGCTTTCGGTGCACTGCTGCTGCGGCTCACGGGAGCGGTGTTCGGACAGCCCCGCGGCAGCACGGCGCCCGCCGAGGCATCCTATGTGCCGATGTATGCTCATCTCGTGCTGGTGCTGGTCGCCGGCGTCTATCTGCCGTCAGAGCTGGTTGCCTGGTTCCAGCATATCGCCAACCTTCTTCGATGA
- a CDS encoding hydrogenase large subunit has translation MSTLSDILKKGRSVPHHAPWQRAIVDAATWTLAISALSEGRLILLGLWGEASAVHMALLDEPTRAIGVLSLEEQEEGGYPSVAQLHPPALRLERALRDLTGLEPQDLPDGRPWLDHGRWDLRHPLGERGVALPEVGPYAFLPAEGDSLHQIAVGPVHAGIIEPGHFRFAANGETVVRLEERLGYVHKGIEALMAGADLIRGAQLAGRVSGDSTVAYAYAFSRAVEAALGIDVPPRAIWLRALMAELERLANHLGDIGAICNDAAFPLMLAHCGVLRERVLRAADAAFGHRLMRDRIVPGGVTSDLNGDGAAGLRSLLLEIRRQFPALVELYDNTASLQDRTVGTGRLRAELARAYGAGGYVGRASGRGFDTRQALRFPPYDHLVFDVPVLNDGDVNARVWIRIREVEESLLLIEQILDRLPIGSVLKAIPSVGERREGMALVEGFRGDVLVWLRLAPEGVVERCHLRDPSWFQWPLIEAAIEGNIVADFPLCNKSFNCSYSGHDL, from the coding sequence ATGTCGACGCTCAGTGATATCCTCAAGAAAGGTCGTTCCGTTCCGCACCACGCTCCGTGGCAGCGCGCCATCGTCGATGCGGCCACATGGACATTGGCCATATCGGCGCTATCCGAAGGGCGCCTGATCCTGCTCGGCCTATGGGGCGAGGCGAGTGCCGTTCATATGGCCTTACTCGACGAACCGACCCGCGCGATCGGAGTCCTCAGTCTGGAAGAGCAGGAGGAGGGCGGATATCCTTCCGTCGCGCAATTGCATCCGCCGGCGTTGCGGCTGGAGCGGGCGCTCCGCGACCTCACGGGGCTTGAACCGCAGGATTTGCCGGATGGCCGGCCGTGGCTCGATCACGGCCGCTGGGATCTGCGCCATCCTCTCGGAGAGCGCGGGGTTGCGTTGCCGGAAGTCGGGCCTTATGCCTTTTTGCCCGCCGAAGGTGATAGTCTGCACCAGATCGCGGTTGGCCCGGTGCACGCCGGCATCATCGAGCCGGGACATTTCCGCTTTGCAGCCAATGGCGAGACGGTCGTCCGCCTTGAGGAGCGACTCGGCTATGTCCACAAGGGGATAGAGGCGCTGATGGCAGGCGCGGATCTGATCCGCGGAGCCCAGCTCGCCGGGAGAGTCTCCGGCGACAGCACCGTCGCATACGCCTATGCTTTTTCGCGGGCCGTCGAGGCCGCGTTAGGGATTGATGTTCCGCCTCGGGCAATCTGGTTGCGCGCCCTGATGGCGGAATTGGAAAGGCTCGCCAACCATCTCGGCGACATCGGCGCCATCTGCAACGACGCCGCGTTTCCACTGATGCTGGCTCATTGCGGCGTGCTGCGCGAGCGTGTGTTGCGGGCAGCCGATGCCGCCTTCGGTCACCGCCTGATGCGCGACCGTATCGTGCCCGGCGGCGTCACCAGCGATCTGAATGGCGACGGGGCGGCCGGCTTGCGAAGCCTTCTTCTCGAAATCCGCCGTCAGTTTCCGGCCCTGGTCGAGCTCTACGACAACACTGCCTCCTTGCAGGACCGGACGGTCGGCACAGGTAGGCTGCGCGCCGAATTGGCACGCGCGTACGGGGCAGGCGGCTACGTCGGGCGCGCATCCGGGCGCGGTTTCGATACCCGGCAGGCCCTGCGCTTTCCGCCGTATGATCATTTGGTCTTCGACGTTCCGGTGCTTAACGACGGCGATGTCAACGCCCGCGTCTGGATCCGTATTCGGGAGGTCGAGGAGAGCCTGTTGCTCATCGAGCAGATTCTCGATCGTCTCCCGATCGGATCTGTCCTCAAAGCAATCCCTTCCGTCGGTGAACGTCGGGAAGGCATGGCGCTTGTCGAGGGTTTTCGTGGTGACGTGCTGGTCTGGCTTCGGCTTGCACCGGAGGGTGTCGTCGAACGCTGCCATCTACGCGATCCATCCTGGTTTCAGTGGCCGCTGATCGAGGCAGCGATCGAAGGCAATATCGTTGCCGATTTCCCGCTCTGCAACAAGTCGTTCAATTGTTCCTATTCTGGTCATGATCTTTGA
- a CDS encoding NADH-quinone oxidoreductase subunit B family protein codes for MRKLLFENLIRLPLTEPAPSPSDAAMEELIAAIDKTARRRLGRSLSIRAVDAGSCNGCELEMHALSNAFYDIERFGMRFVASPRHADVLLVTGPVTKNMREALERTNNATPAPKWVVALGGCARDGGCFAGSYAVVGGVSKVIPVDLHIPGCPPSPTDILRGLLSLLEYVDTGGRAS; via the coding sequence ATGCGAAAACTCCTCTTCGAAAACCTGATCCGCCTGCCGCTGACGGAACCGGCGCCATCCCCCTCCGATGCGGCAATGGAAGAGCTCATCGCCGCTATCGACAAAACCGCTCGCCGGCGCCTTGGGCGCAGCCTGTCAATCCGCGCAGTCGATGCCGGTTCCTGTAACGGCTGCGAGTTGGAGATGCACGCGCTGAGCAATGCCTTCTACGATATAGAGCGTTTCGGCATGCGTTTCGTTGCCTCGCCGCGCCATGCCGACGTGCTGCTCGTAACTGGTCCCGTAACCAAGAACATGCGCGAAGCGCTGGAACGGACAAACAACGCCACACCGGCTCCAAAGTGGGTGGTTGCGCTCGGTGGTTGCGCCCGCGACGGTGGCTGTTTTGCGGGCAGTTATGCGGTTGTCGGCGGGGTCTCCAAGGTCATACCCGTCGACCTGCATATTCCAGGTTGCCCGCCGTCGCCGACGGACATCCTCCGAGGTCTTCTTTCTTTACTTGAATACGTGGACACAGGAGGCCGCGCTTCGTGA
- a CDS encoding DUF4365 domain-containing protein, whose translation MDPSTRIGIDLVEKVFIRDFGWSFRRQTDSNIGIDARAEILENGWPTGRLLPLQIRPISCVERTEGHYIYRGEKHHLDCWARYSLPICVIIVDTETGLISWQRIEKQLCEEVRMEWSIAIPATNLLDATARLCFEEAIPTDPESLMRSAFALDLVLMEQIQDQTTFFVWDEWGDTTAIFGNLRIYIGEGQEAEPDVQIDYRLRAQNLHDVMVRLFPWASYSYAEPISEYSGEVAVHTLEVALRPEARAYLEAENFLVAGYPEDEAPSAPEPEDFITEEEESEFWRSRGTPHDPRDRQD comes from the coding sequence ATGGATCCGTCCACACGCATTGGCATTGACCTGGTCGAGAAGGTTTTCATCCGGGATTTCGGATGGTCTTTCCGCAGGCAGACGGATTCGAACATCGGTATCGACGCTCGCGCTGAAATCCTCGAAAACGGTTGGCCAACGGGCCGGCTTCTGCCGCTGCAGATCCGGCCGATATCCTGCGTGGAGAGAACCGAAGGCCATTACATCTATCGCGGCGAAAAACACCATCTGGACTGTTGGGCGAGGTATTCGCTACCCATTTGCGTCATCATCGTTGACACCGAAACCGGACTGATATCGTGGCAGCGAATAGAGAAGCAGCTATGTGAGGAAGTGAGGATGGAATGGTCTATTGCCATCCCAGCAACCAACTTACTCGACGCCACCGCCAGGCTCTGTTTCGAGGAGGCGATACCGACCGATCCGGAATCCCTGATGCGCTCGGCCTTTGCGCTCGATCTCGTTTTGATGGAGCAAATACAAGACCAGACAACCTTTTTCGTATGGGACGAGTGGGGCGATACAACCGCGATCTTTGGCAATCTGCGCATCTACATCGGTGAAGGCCAGGAGGCAGAGCCGGATGTGCAGATCGATTATCGGCTCCGAGCTCAAAATCTCCACGACGTCATGGTCAGGCTTTTCCCTTGGGCGAGCTATTCGTATGCTGAGCCTATTTCGGAATATTCCGGTGAGGTTGCCGTTCATACTCTCGAAGTCGCACTGCGGCCCGAAGCGCGTGCCTATCTCGAGGCCGAGAATTTTCTGGTTGCAGGCTATCCCGAGGATGAGGCGCCATCGGCCCCGGAACCTGAGGACTTCATCACGGAAGAAGAGGAAAGTGAGTTTTGGCGCAGCCGGGGAACACCTCACGATCCTCGCGATCGGCAGGATTAG
- a CDS encoding DUF2585 domain-containing protein, which yields MSAADAEYRVRQQSFWFVACLAVLGAQIVAEYLMGRVPICACGYVKLWEGGVNTSGNSQHLSDWYTPSHIIHGFLFYGLGYLVLRRQPLVARLLLALVIESGWELLENSPLIIDRYRTATIALDYYGDSILNSAMDTVFMCVGFFFAWRAPVALTVVVAIFFEIFTGYVIRDNLTLNVLMLIWPVEAIKIWQGGV from the coding sequence GTGAGCGCTGCAGACGCCGAATATCGTGTCAGACAGCAGAGTTTCTGGTTCGTCGCCTGCCTTGCCGTGCTGGGCGCGCAGATCGTCGCCGAATATCTGATGGGCCGCGTGCCGATCTGCGCCTGCGGTTATGTCAAGCTATGGGAAGGCGGGGTCAATACCAGCGGCAATTCGCAGCATCTGTCCGACTGGTACACGCCGTCGCACATCATCCACGGCTTCCTGTTCTACGGGCTCGGATATCTCGTCCTGCGCCGCCAGCCACTGGTGGCACGACTGCTTCTGGCGCTGGTCATCGAGTCCGGCTGGGAATTGCTGGAAAACTCCCCTCTCATCATCGACCGCTACCGCACCGCGACGATCGCGCTCGACTATTACGGCGACAGCATCCTGAATTCGGCGATGGACACCGTCTTCATGTGTGTCGGCTTCTTCTTCGCCTGGCGGGCGCCGGTGGCACTGACCGTGGTCGTCGCCATATTCTTCGAGATTTTCACCGGTTATGTGATCCGGGATAATCTGACGCTGAATGTGCTGATGCTGATCTGGCCGGTTGAGGCGATCAAGATCTGGCAGGGTGGGGTTTAG
- a CDS encoding septation protein A: MTTESDITPSAADRHHPMLKLALELGPLMIFFFANLRGQWLVEKFPALSELGGPLFVATGLFMAATVISLVVSKIVLGHLPIMPFVSGIVVIIFGSLSIWLQNETFIKMKPTIVNTLFGVALLGGLAFGRSLLGYVFNAAFQLDAEGWRKLTIRWGIFFLFLAVLNEVVWRNFSDDTWVAFKVWGTMPITVIFTLAQMPLVLKHSINLETDGEK; this comes from the coding sequence ATGACCACCGAAAGCGATATCACCCCGTCCGCGGCCGACCGCCATCATCCGATGCTGAAGCTGGCGTTGGAACTCGGGCCGCTGATGATCTTCTTCTTCGCCAATCTGCGTGGCCAATGGCTGGTCGAAAAATTTCCCGCCCTTTCCGAACTGGGCGGGCCGTTGTTCGTCGCGACCGGGCTCTTCATGGCGGCAACGGTGATTTCGCTCGTCGTTTCGAAGATCGTGCTCGGCCATCTGCCGATCATGCCCTTCGTCTCCGGCATCGTCGTCATTATCTTCGGTTCGCTGTCGATCTGGCTGCAGAACGAGACCTTCATCAAGATGAAGCCGACCATCGTCAACACGCTCTTCGGGGTGGCGCTGCTCGGCGGGCTCGCCTTTGGCCGGTCGCTGCTCGGCTATGTCTTCAACGCCGCCTTCCAGCTCGATGCCGAAGGCTGGCGCAAACTCACCATCCGTTGGGGCATCTTCTTTCTGTTCCTCGCCGTGCTGAACGAAGTCGTCTGGCGGAATTTTTCCGACGATACCTGGGTCGCGTTCAAGGTCTGGGGCACGATGCCGATCACCGTCATCTTCACGCTGGCGCAGATGCCGCTGGTGCTGAAACACAGTATCAACCTGGAAACGGACGGCGAGAAGTGA
- the ftsY gene encoding signal recognition particle-docking protein FtsY yields MALSFIKKVFTFGKPAEEPMPEAVEKELGPRSRDEDLPIADDPVLAEEMDTAGGPAADIDEDRGEAPVAPDDAEPAILPAADQLSDMGVVPLSLLEAEAAAEAQSEIQAPVETAAEIPPSVPSGHLPHKGGDHLEPDAPVSIEGTEEVAEAPPEEISPEIDEVPDTSVQPISPLVGEMPGRAEGGITFAEPSETITEWPKAESPVLPKGFATGPKVAEPEPIAPQPKLSWFQRLRNGLARTSSQLTNQITALFTKRKLDDETLQDLEDLLIQADLGVETALRVTDTLASERYGKDVTGEDVSRIMASEIAKVLTPVAKPLQLDLSHKPHVILVVGVNGTGKTTTIGKLAAKLSGAGLKVMLAAGDTFRAAAIEQLKIWAERTNSEFVGTKLGADAAGLAYDAFEQAKAKKCDVLIVDTAGRLQNKAELMAELEKIVRVLGKLDPDAPHTVLQTLDATTGQNALSQVEIFRNVAGVNGLIMTKLDGTARGGILVAISAKHKLPVYFIGVGEGVDDLEPFEAEDFAHAIAGLPQ; encoded by the coding sequence ATGGCGCTCAGTTTCATCAAAAAGGTCTTCACCTTCGGCAAGCCGGCAGAAGAGCCTATGCCCGAGGCCGTGGAAAAGGAGCTGGGGCCACGCTCGCGCGACGAAGATCTGCCGATTGCAGATGATCCGGTGCTGGCCGAGGAAATGGATACGGCCGGCGGGCCGGCGGCTGATATTGACGAGGACAGGGGCGAGGCGCCTGTTGCTCCAGACGATGCGGAACCTGCGATCCTGCCCGCTGCCGACCAGTTGAGCGATATGGGCGTCGTGCCGCTTTCATTGCTGGAAGCCGAGGCGGCAGCGGAGGCGCAGTCCGAGATCCAGGCACCTGTCGAAACCGCTGCGGAAATACCCCCCTCTGTCCCTTCGGGACATCTCCCCCACAAGGGGGGAGATCATTTGGAGCCTGACGCGCCGGTTTCGATCGAAGGGACCGAGGAAGTTGCAGAAGCGCCTCCAGAGGAGATTTCGCCTGAGATCGATGAGGTACCAGACACCTCGGTTCAGCCGATCTCCCCCCTTGTGGGGGAGATGCCCGGCAGGGCAGAGGGGGGTATCACATTCGCCGAGCCTTCCGAGACGATCACGGAATGGCCGAAGGCTGAATCTCCCGTCCTCCCCAAAGGCTTCGCCACCGGCCCGAAGGTCGCCGAACCCGAGCCCATTGCCCCACAGCCGAAGCTCAGCTGGTTCCAGCGTCTGCGGAACGGGCTTGCGCGCACCTCCTCGCAGCTCACCAACCAGATCACGGCGCTCTTCACCAAGCGCAAGCTCGACGACGAGACGCTGCAGGATCTCGAAGACCTGTTGATCCAGGCCGATCTCGGTGTCGAAACGGCGTTGCGCGTTACCGATACGCTGGCTTCCGAGCGCTATGGCAAGGATGTGACCGGCGAGGATGTCAGCCGGATTATGGCGTCCGAAATCGCCAAGGTTTTGACGCCGGTCGCCAAGCCGCTGCAGCTCGATCTCTCGCACAAGCCGCATGTCATCCTCGTCGTCGGCGTCAACGGTACCGGCAAGACGACGACGATCGGCAAGCTTGCGGCGAAGCTTTCGGGCGCCGGGCTGAAGGTGATGCTGGCGGCCGGTGATACGTTCCGCGCGGCAGCGATCGAGCAGCTGAAGATCTGGGCCGAGCGGACGAACTCGGAATTCGTCGGCACCAAGCTTGGCGCCGATGCTGCCGGCCTCGCATACGATGCCTTCGAACAGGCGAAAGCAAAAAAATGCGACGTGCTGATCGTCGATACCGCCGGCCGGCTGCAGAACAAGGCCGAGCTGATGGCCGAGCTCGAGAAGATCGTGCGCGTGCTCGGCAAGCTCGATCCCGATGCGCCGCACACCGTACTGCAGACGCTTGACGCGACGACGGGGCAGAATGCGCTGAGCCAGGTCGAGATCTTCCGCAATGTCGCCGGCGTCAACGGGCTGATCATGACCAAGCTCGACGGCACGGCGCGCGGCGGCATCCTCGTTGCCATTTCCGCCAAGCACAAGCTGCCGGTCTATTTCATCGGCGTCGGCGAGGGTGTCGACGATCTCGAGCCGTTCGAGGCCGAGGATTTCGCCCATGCCATTGCCGGACTTCCCCAATAA
- the mtaB gene encoding tRNA (N(6)-L-threonylcarbamoyladenosine(37)-C(2))-methylthiotransferase MtaB, with translation MSGIEVITFGCRLNTYESEVMKAQAEEAGLNNAVLVNTCAVTGEAVRQARQAIRRARRDNPHARIIVTGCAAQTEKQTFAAMAEVDAVLGNEEKLASASYRSLPDFGVSAEEKLRVNDIMSVKATAPQMVRHIDGHVRAFIQVQNGCDHRCTFCIIPYGRGNSRSVPMGAVVDQARKLADSGYREIVLTGVDATSYGGDLPGTPTLGLLAKTLLKQIPDIRRLRLSSIDSIEADAHLMDLIAEEPRFMPHLHLSLQHGDDMILKRMKRRHSRADALRFIEDARRLRPGMSFGADMIAGFPTETEEMFGNAVRLAEEAGIAHLHVFPYSPRPGTPAARMPQLDRSLVKDRAARLRAAGHRLYQSHLDGMVGTRQWLLVENNGLAHTENFTLVAADGLRPGELVPATITGHNGRHLDMQLTAAAA, from the coding sequence GTGAGCGGCATCGAGGTCATTACCTTCGGCTGCCGCCTCAACACATATGAATCCGAAGTGATGAAGGCGCAGGCCGAGGAGGCCGGGCTCAACAACGCCGTCCTGGTCAATACCTGTGCGGTGACCGGCGAGGCTGTGCGTCAGGCCCGCCAGGCGATCCGCCGGGCGCGGCGCGACAATCCGCATGCCCGCATCATCGTCACCGGCTGCGCCGCGCAGACGGAAAAGCAGACCTTCGCCGCCATGGCGGAAGTCGATGCCGTACTCGGCAACGAGGAGAAGCTTGCGAGCGCCTCCTACCGAAGCCTGCCGGATTTCGGCGTTTCGGCCGAAGAGAAGCTGCGCGTCAACGATATCATGAGCGTCAAGGCGACGGCGCCGCAGATGGTGAGGCACATCGACGGCCATGTGCGCGCCTTCATCCAGGTGCAGAACGGCTGCGACCACCGCTGCACTTTCTGCATCATCCCTTATGGCCGTGGCAATTCCCGCTCCGTGCCGATGGGGGCGGTCGTCGACCAGGCCCGCAAGCTCGCCGACAGCGGTTACCGCGAGATCGTCCTGACCGGCGTCGACGCCACCAGCTATGGCGGCGATCTGCCGGGTACCCCGACCCTTGGGCTGCTGGCGAAGACGCTGTTGAAGCAGATCCCGGATATCCGGCGCCTCAGGCTTTCCTCGATCGACAGCATCGAGGCCGATGCCCATCTGATGGATCTCATCGCCGAAGAACCGCGCTTCATGCCGCATCTGCATCTGTCGCTGCAGCATGGCGACGACATGATCCTGAAACGGATGAAGCGCCGGCATTCGCGTGCCGATGCGCTGCGTTTCATTGAAGACGCCCGTCGCCTCCGCCCTGGGATGAGCTTCGGCGCCGATATGATCGCCGGTTTCCCCACCGAAACGGAGGAGATGTTCGGCAATGCCGTGCGGCTGGCCGAAGAGGCCGGGATCGCGCATCTGCATGTTTTCCCCTATAGCCCGCGTCCCGGCACACCGGCCGCCCGCATGCCGCAGCTCGACCGGTCGCTGGTCAAGGATCGCGCCGCACGCCTGCGCGCCGCTGGACATAGGCTCTATCAATCCCATCTCGATGGCATGGTCGGAACCCGGCAATGGCTGCTTGTCGAAAACAACGGCCTGGCGCATACGGAGAACTTCACGCTGGTCGCAGCCGACGGCCTCCGCCCCGGCGAACTTGTGCCGGCCACCATCACCGGCCACAATGGCAGGCATCTCGACATGCAATTGACGGCCGCAGCGGCCTGA